The Alphaproteobacteria bacterium US3C007 genomic interval CGGGGCTGTAATATCTACGATATCAATCGAAGGGTCGCTGATCAAATCGCGCCAATTCTCGGTGGCCCGCTGAAACCCAAAGGCCGCGCGCGCAGCTTCTGCCAAGTCAAGCGTGGCATCTGCCAGAATATCCATTTCAAAGCTGACGGGCAGATCGAAAACACGCTCTGCAGTGGCAAAGCCAAACGCATGCGCTTTGCCCATAAACCCTGATCCAATCAAACCAACCTTCATTGCATTCTCCTAAAAGGGACCATTGACCACAAGATCCGGATTTAACGTTTCAGCGAAATAATCCAAAACATTCTGCACCGAAACCATGCCCATCCGTTCGGCGCATTCTTCGGTCAGACCAGCCGCATGCGGCGTGATAATCGCATTGTCCAGGCCAAATAAAGGATGATCATAAGAGGGGGGCTCAACCTCGAGCACATCCAAACCAGCAGCCCCCAAGCGACCTTCTTTTAAGGCTTGCGCCAAGGCCAGCTCATCAATCAAACCACCGCGCGCCGTGTTAACCACCACAGCATGCGCCGGCAATAATGCCAGTTCAGCCGCGCCCAATAATGGACCATCCGCTTTGGGAATATGCAGCGAAACCAAATCGGCCCGTGTCAAACCGGCCGAAATATCGGCCACCTGTTCGGCACCAGCAAATTGATCCGCACCTAGATAAGGGTCATAGGCCAAAACATGCACTCCGAAAGCCTTGGCCATTTGCGCCAAGTGCCGCCCAATGCGCCCATAGCCAACGATTAAAAGCGTTTTGTCGTAAAGCTCCCGTGGTTCAAACATATTACGCTGCGCCCAATCGCCAGCGCGAAACCCCGTGACCGATTTCACCAAACAGCGCGAGGCCGCCAAAAGCAGCAGCATCGCATGTTCGGCAACGGTGCGCGAATTTACATCTCCCACAATCGCCAAAGGAATACCGCGCTTGGTTAACGCCGGCACGTCAACCGCATCATAACCAACACCATGGCGGGAAACGATCTGCAAATCAGGCGCGGTTGCGATATGAGCCGCATTTAAAGTTTGCGTGCGCAGCACCAATCCCTGCGCCTTGGGCAGCAGTGGCAAATAAGCGGTGGGATCCGCATCGGGAACGTAATCGAACGAAACGCCTTCGGCGCTGTCCAGCACGCGCAGCGCCGAAGGATGTAATTTTCCCGCAACCAAAATATGTTTCGTCATCGCAGTCTTTCTTTGTTGTTTCAATCGCTGCTTATGCAGGCCGAAATGAAGGGCGCGCCCCTCGTCAAAAGGCCAGGAAGGCCCGCTTTGAAATAAGCTTTGCAACCGGTTGCAAAATTAGTATCTATGGGAACGAAAGAGCGCAAGTTACAATTCAGAACTGCGCTATTTTCCTGCAGGCCGCTTGTTTGGAGCCCGCCGTAAAATAGCGTTACTTTGACCATTTTGGGAGAGAAAATATGGCCGCAAACACAATCAGATTGACGATGGCGCAGGCTGTTGTTCGATATCTGTGCAATCAATTCACCGAGATTGAGGGCGAGCGCGTGCCACTCTTTGCAGGCGTGTTCGGAATTTTCGGGCATGGCAATGTGACCTGTTTGGCCGAAGCTTTAGAAGCGGTGCAAGATCAATTGCCAACGTGGCGCGGGCAAAACGAACAATCGATGGCGCTTGCCGCAATTGGCTATGCCAAGGCTAAGCGGCGGCGGCAATTGATGATCGCCACCTCCTCTGTGGGGCCCGGAGCCACCAATATGGTCACTGCGGCCGGCGTGGCCCATTCCAACCGTCTACCCGTGCTGCTGCTTTCGGGTGATACATTCTCCAACCGCCGCCCAGATCCGGTGCTGCAGCAAGTTGAGCATTTCAACAATCCAACCTTGACCGTGAATGAAAGCTTCAAAGCCGTTACCCGCTATTGGGATCGCATCACCCATCCCGAGCAGATCATCTCATCCTTCCCCCAAGCGATTGCCGCAATGCTCGATCCAGCCGATTGCGGGCCTGCCTTTATCGGCCTGTGCCAAGACACGCAGGAAATCGCTTTTGACTATCCAGCTGCGTTTTTTGAGCCCACGCTGCATCACATTCCGCGCGCGCGCCCCGATTTACAGCAATTAGATAAGGCGATCGCAGCCCTAAAAGCCGCCAAGAAGCCCTTGATTATTTCAGGCGGCGGGGTGCGCTATTCATTGGCTGAAGAGATATTGGGTAATTTTGCGCAAGCCCGCGGCATTCCGCTTTGCGAAACCATTGCCGGCAAAGGTGCCGTGCTGCACGAGCACCCCGCCTATGTCGGGGGCATCGGCGTAACCGGATCAGCATCTGCCAATACAATGGCCGCCGAAGCGGATGTGATTGTGGCGATAGGCACCCGACTGCAAGATTTCACCACCGGGTCTTGGACCAGCTTTAAAGCCGATGCTCAGTTTATCTCGATCAATGCAGCGCGCTTTGATGCCACCAAACACCGCGCCATCTCTGTGGTCGGTGATGCCCGCGAAAGCCTGCGTGAAATGGATGCGGCTTTGGGCGACTGGTCGGCCCCTAGCACTTGGATGGAGAAAGGCCGCGATGAAATGGCCAAATGGGACAGCTTGATTGATGAGCTGCAAAAACCCAGCAATGCGCATATACCCTCCTACGCGCAGGTGATTAAAGTGGTGCAAGACAATGCCAAAACAGAAGATCTGGTGATCACCGCGGCGGGCGGCCCTCCGGGTGAAGTGAATAAATGCTGGCGCGTCAAAGCCCCCAATACGGTAGACACCGAATTTGGCTTTTCGTGCATGGGCTATGAAATCCCCGCGGGTTGGGGCGCCGCAATGGCAGATGAAAACCGCACCCCCATCGTGATTATCGGCGATGGCACCTATATGATGATGAATTCGGATATTTATTCCACCGTGTTGAGCGGGCATAAAATTATCGTGATTGTGCCCGATAATGGCGGGTATGCGATCATCAACCGCCTACAGAATTACAAAGGCGGAGCCTCCTTTAACAACCTGATCAAAGACAGCCGCGTGAAAGCGCCATTTTCGGTTGATTTTGCCAAACATGCCGAAGCCATGGGCGCTTATGGGCGCCGCGTGGAAACGCTGGGTGAATTGGATGAAGCCATGAAATGGGCCCAAGAAAATGACAAAACCACCGTTTTGACCATTCCCTCTGATGCTTATGAGTGGACCCCGGGGGATGCATCTTGGGATGTCGGCGTGCCTGAAATCTCCGCCCGTGACAGCGTTAATGAAGCGCGCAAAGACCATGATGCGATCCGCGCCAAACAACGTATCGGAGTATAAGCAAATGAAAGCAAAGCTTGGCATCGCCCCGATTGCTTGGTGGAATGATGATCTGGAAGAGCTCAGCGATGATGTTTCGCTGGAAGAATGCCTGCGCCAAGCCAGCGAAGCCGGCTATAGCGGCATGGAAACCGGGCGACGTTTTCCAATGGATCCTGCGGTTTTGGGCCCCGTTCTTGAGCGCTACGGGATCTCGGTCTGCGGGGGTTGGTTCTCGGGGCTTTTGCTGAGCGGCGAGATCGAAGCCGAGAAAGACCGGATTGCCCCGCAACTTGAGCTGTTCAAAGCTATGGGGGCGCCCTGTATTGTTTATGGCGAAACCGCGGGTACAATCCAAGGCGATCAATCTGCACCGCTTGCCAGCAAACTGAAGCTGGATGAGGCGCAGATCAAAGAATATGGGCGCAAACTGACCGCGTTCGCCGAATGGTGCGCCGCGCAGGGCATGCCGTTGAGCTATCACCATCATATGGCGGCTCCGATCGAAACCGAGGCCGAATTAGATCTTCTGTTGGCCTATTCCGGCGCCGCCTTGCCACTGCTTTTTGACGCGGGGCATATGGCCTTTGCTGGCGGAGATGTTTTGCGGGTGATCGACAAGCACCATGCCCGCATCAACCATGTGCATACCAAAGATGTGCGCGGGGATGTGATCGCCGGGCTGGATCGCAGCCGGCACAGCTTTTTGGACGCGGTGATCAAAGGCGCCTTTACCGTGCCCGGCGATGGCAGTCTGGATTTCGACGCCATCGTTCAACGCCTTGCCGCCCATGGCTATGAGGGCTGGTTTGTCGTGGAAGCCGAGCAAGACCCGATCAAAAATCCGCCCCTTAAAATGGCCCAAACGGGCCATCAAGAACTGCTCCGCGTGATGAAAAACGCAGGATATTCGGTAGAAGCTTAACGAAAGCCATAGAGGGCCGCCGCGCCAGCGGCCCTCATATCCAGCTTAAAACCCTATCCAAAAATCTCTTTGAACAGCCCGATACATTGGCGAAACCCATCCTCAAAATCGCCATTGCCGGGATGAAAAACGCTTTCAAATGAGATCACCCCATCATAATGATCTGCGCGCATCGCATCCGCCATTGGCTGAAACATCGGGCCCAGTTGCCCGGTGCCCATCCTGCG includes:
- a CDS encoding NAD(P)-dependent oxidoreductase, whose amino-acid sequence is MTKHILVAGKLHPSALRVLDSAEGVSFDYVPDADPTAYLPLLPKAQGLVLRTQTLNAAHIATAPDLQIVSRHGVGYDAVDVPALTKRGIPLAIVGDVNSRTVAEHAMLLLLAASRCLVKSVTGFRAGDWAQRNMFEPRELYDKTLLIVGYGRIGRHLAQMAKAFGVHVLAYDPYLGADQFAGAEQVADISAGLTRADLVSLHIPKADGPLLGAAELALLPAHAVVVNTARGGLIDELALAQALKEGRLGAAGLDVLEVEPPSYDHPLFGLDNAIITPHAAGLTEECAERMGMVSVQNVLDYFAETLNPDLVVNGPF
- the iolD gene encoding 3D-(3,5/4)-trihydroxycyclohexane-1,2-dione acylhydrolase (decyclizing); its protein translation is MAANTIRLTMAQAVVRYLCNQFTEIEGERVPLFAGVFGIFGHGNVTCLAEALEAVQDQLPTWRGQNEQSMALAAIGYAKAKRRRQLMIATSSVGPGATNMVTAAGVAHSNRLPVLLLSGDTFSNRRPDPVLQQVEHFNNPTLTVNESFKAVTRYWDRITHPEQIISSFPQAIAAMLDPADCGPAFIGLCQDTQEIAFDYPAAFFEPTLHHIPRARPDLQQLDKAIAALKAAKKPLIISGGGVRYSLAEEILGNFAQARGIPLCETIAGKGAVLHEHPAYVGGIGVTGSASANTMAAEADVIVAIGTRLQDFTTGSWTSFKADAQFISINAARFDATKHRAISVVGDARESLREMDAALGDWSAPSTWMEKGRDEMAKWDSLIDELQKPSNAHIPSYAQVIKVVQDNAKTEDLVITAAGGPPGEVNKCWRVKAPNTVDTEFGFSCMGYEIPAGWGAAMADENRTPIVIIGDGTYMMMNSDIYSTVLSGHKIIVIVPDNGGYAIINRLQNYKGGASFNNLIKDSRVKAPFSVDFAKHAEAMGAYGRRVETLGELDEAMKWAQENDKTTVLTIPSDAYEWTPGDASWDVGVPEISARDSVNEARKDHDAIRAKQRIGV
- the iolE gene encoding myo-inosose-2 dehydratase; this translates as MKAKLGIAPIAWWNDDLEELSDDVSLEECLRQASEAGYSGMETGRRFPMDPAVLGPVLERYGISVCGGWFSGLLLSGEIEAEKDRIAPQLELFKAMGAPCIVYGETAGTIQGDQSAPLASKLKLDEAQIKEYGRKLTAFAEWCAAQGMPLSYHHHMAAPIETEAELDLLLAYSGAALPLLFDAGHMAFAGGDVLRVIDKHHARINHVHTKDVRGDVIAGLDRSRHSFLDAVIKGAFTVPGDGSLDFDAIVQRLAAHGYEGWFVVEAEQDPIKNPPLKMAQTGHQELLRVMKNAGYSVEA